A single Hippopotamus amphibius kiboko isolate mHipAmp2 chromosome 5, mHipAmp2.hap2, whole genome shotgun sequence DNA region contains:
- the CUEDC2 gene encoding CUE domain-containing protein 2 isoform X1 — MELERIVSAALLAFVQAHLPEADLSGLDEVIFSYVLGVLEDLGPSGPSEENFDMEAFTEMMEAYVPGFAHIPRGTIGEMMQKLSGQLSGARNKENLQPQSSEVQGQVSISPEPLQRPEKLKEATVSSPVAAGDTQDEAAGAEEELLPGVDVLLEVFPTCSVEQAQWVLAKARGDLEEAVQMLVEGKEEGPPAWDGPNQDLPRRLRGPQKDELKSFILQKYMMVDSAEDQKIHRPMAPKEAPKKLIRYIDNQVVSTKGERFKDVRNPEAEEMKATYINLKPARKYRFH; from the exons ATGGAGCTGGAGAGGATTGTCAGTGCAGCCCTCCTTGCCTTTGTCCAGGCGCACCTCCCAGAGGCTGACCTCAG TGGTTTGGATGAGGTCATCTTCTCCTATGTGCTTGGGGTCCTTGAGGACCTGGGCCCCTCAGGCCCATCAGAGGAGAATTTCGATATGGAAGCCTTCACTGAGATGATGGAGGCCTATGTGCCTGGCTTCGCCCACATCCCAAG GGGTACAATAGGGGAAATGATGCAGAAGCTCTCAGGGCAGTTGAGTGGTGCCAGGAACAAAG AGAACCTGCAGCCACAGAGCTCTGAGGTCCAAGGTCAGGTATCtatctccccagagcctctgcagCGGCCCGAAAAGCTCAAAGAAGCAACAGTGTCTTCTCCTGTTGCTGCTGGGGACACCCAAGATGAG GCAGCTGGCGCTGAGGAGGAGCTGCTGCCGGGGGTGGATGTACTCCTGGAGGTGTTCCCTACCTGTTCGGTAGAGCAGGCCCAGTGGGTATTGGCCAAAGCTCGAGGGGACTTGGAAGAAGCTGTGCAGATGCTGgtagaggggaaggaggaggggcctCCAGCCTGGGATGGCCCCAACCAG GACCTGCCCAGGCGCCTCAGAGGCCCCCAAAAGGATGAGCTGAAGTCCTTCATCCTGCAGAA GTACATGATGGTGGATAGCGCAGAGGATCAGAAGATTCACCGGCCTATGGCTCCTAAGGAG GCTCCCAAGAAGCTGATCCGATACATCGACAACCAGGTAGTGAGCACCAAAGGGGAGCGATTCAAAGATGTGCGGAACCCTGAGGCTGAGGAGATGAAGGCCACATACATCAACCTCAAGCCAGCCAGAAAGTACCGTTTCCACTGA
- the CUEDC2 gene encoding CUE domain-containing protein 2 isoform X3: protein MELERIVSAALLAFVQAHLPEADLRGTIGEMMQKLSGQLSGARNKENLQPQSSEVQGQVSISPEPLQRPEKLKEATVSSPVAAGDTQDEAAGAEEELLPGVDVLLEVFPTCSVEQAQWVLAKARGDLEEAVQMLVEGKEEGPPAWDGPNQDLPRRLRGPQKDELKSFILQKYMMVDSAEDQKIHRPMAPKEAPKKLIRYIDNQVVSTKGERFKDVRNPEAEEMKATYINLKPARKYRFH, encoded by the exons ATGGAGCTGGAGAGGATTGTCAGTGCAGCCCTCCTTGCCTTTGTCCAGGCGCACCTCCCAGAGGCTGACCTCAG GGGTACAATAGGGGAAATGATGCAGAAGCTCTCAGGGCAGTTGAGTGGTGCCAGGAACAAAG AGAACCTGCAGCCACAGAGCTCTGAGGTCCAAGGTCAGGTATCtatctccccagagcctctgcagCGGCCCGAAAAGCTCAAAGAAGCAACAGTGTCTTCTCCTGTTGCTGCTGGGGACACCCAAGATGAG GCAGCTGGCGCTGAGGAGGAGCTGCTGCCGGGGGTGGATGTACTCCTGGAGGTGTTCCCTACCTGTTCGGTAGAGCAGGCCCAGTGGGTATTGGCCAAAGCTCGAGGGGACTTGGAAGAAGCTGTGCAGATGCTGgtagaggggaaggaggaggggcctCCAGCCTGGGATGGCCCCAACCAG GACCTGCCCAGGCGCCTCAGAGGCCCCCAAAAGGATGAGCTGAAGTCCTTCATCCTGCAGAA GTACATGATGGTGGATAGCGCAGAGGATCAGAAGATTCACCGGCCTATGGCTCCTAAGGAG GCTCCCAAGAAGCTGATCCGATACATCGACAACCAGGTAGTGAGCACCAAAGGGGAGCGATTCAAAGATGTGCGGAACCCTGAGGCTGAGGAGATGAAGGCCACATACATCAACCTCAAGCCAGCCAGAAAGTACCGTTTCCACTGA
- the CUEDC2 gene encoding CUE domain-containing protein 2 isoform X2 produces the protein MELERIVSAALLAFVQAHLPEADLSGLDEVIFSYVLGVLEDLGPSGPSEENFDMEAFTEMMEAYVPGFAHIPRGTIGEMMQKLSGQLSGARNKEPLQRPEKLKEATVSSPVAAGDTQDEAAGAEEELLPGVDVLLEVFPTCSVEQAQWVLAKARGDLEEAVQMLVEGKEEGPPAWDGPNQDLPRRLRGPQKDELKSFILQKYMMVDSAEDQKIHRPMAPKEAPKKLIRYIDNQVVSTKGERFKDVRNPEAEEMKATYINLKPARKYRFH, from the exons ATGGAGCTGGAGAGGATTGTCAGTGCAGCCCTCCTTGCCTTTGTCCAGGCGCACCTCCCAGAGGCTGACCTCAG TGGTTTGGATGAGGTCATCTTCTCCTATGTGCTTGGGGTCCTTGAGGACCTGGGCCCCTCAGGCCCATCAGAGGAGAATTTCGATATGGAAGCCTTCACTGAGATGATGGAGGCCTATGTGCCTGGCTTCGCCCACATCCCAAG GGGTACAATAGGGGAAATGATGCAGAAGCTCTCAGGGCAGTTGAGTGGTGCCAGGAACAAAG agcctctgcagCGGCCCGAAAAGCTCAAAGAAGCAACAGTGTCTTCTCCTGTTGCTGCTGGGGACACCCAAGATGAG GCAGCTGGCGCTGAGGAGGAGCTGCTGCCGGGGGTGGATGTACTCCTGGAGGTGTTCCCTACCTGTTCGGTAGAGCAGGCCCAGTGGGTATTGGCCAAAGCTCGAGGGGACTTGGAAGAAGCTGTGCAGATGCTGgtagaggggaaggaggaggggcctCCAGCCTGGGATGGCCCCAACCAG GACCTGCCCAGGCGCCTCAGAGGCCCCCAAAAGGATGAGCTGAAGTCCTTCATCCTGCAGAA GTACATGATGGTGGATAGCGCAGAGGATCAGAAGATTCACCGGCCTATGGCTCCTAAGGAG GCTCCCAAGAAGCTGATCCGATACATCGACAACCAGGTAGTGAGCACCAAAGGGGAGCGATTCAAAGATGTGCGGAACCCTGAGGCTGAGGAGATGAAGGCCACATACATCAACCTCAAGCCAGCCAGAAAGTACCGTTTCCACTGA
- the FBXL15 gene encoding F-box/LRR-repeat protein 15: MEPPMEPSGGEQEPGAVRLLDLPWEDVLLPHVLSRVPLRQLLRLQRVSRAFRALVQLHLAGLRRFDAAQVGPQIPRTALAWLLRDAEGLQELALAPCHEWLSDEDLVPVLARNPQLRSVALAGCGQLSRRALGALAEGCPRLQRLSLAHCDWVDGLALRGLADRCPALEELDLTACRQLKDEAIVYLAQRRGAGLRSLSLAVNANVGDVAVQELARNCPELQHLDLTGCLRVGSDGVRTLAEYCPALRSLRVRHCHHVAEPSLSRLRKRGVDIDVEPPLHQALVLLQDMAGFAPFVNLQV; this comes from the exons ATGGAGCCACCGATGGAGCCGTCCGGAGGGGAGCAAGAGCCCGGAGCCGTCAG GCTCCTGGACCTGCCCTGGGAAGACGTTCTGCTCCCACACGTCCTGAGCCGGGTGCCGCTGCGCCAGCTGCTCCGGCTGCAGCGCGTCAGTCGGGCCTTCCGAGCGCTAGTGCAGCTGCACCTGGCCGGGTTGCGCCGCTTCGACGCCGCTCAG GTGGGCCCGCAGATCCCGCGGACCGCATTGGCCTGGCTGCTGCGGGACGCCGAGGGGCTGCAGGAGCTGGCGCTGGCGCCGTGTCACGAATGGCTGTCGGACGAGGATCTGGTGCCGGTGCTGGCGCGTAATCCCCAGCTGCGGAGCGTGGCGCTGGCGGGCTGCGGGCAACTGAGCCGCCGCGCGCTGGGAGCGCTGGCCGAGGGCTGCCCCCGCCTGCAGCGCCTTTCACTTGCGCACTGTGACTGGGTAGATGGGCTGGCGCTGCGCGGCCTCGCTGACCGCTGTCCGGCCCTTGAGGAGCTGGACCTCACCGCCTGCCGACAGCTCAAGGATGAAGCCATCGTGTACCTGGCGCAGAGGCGCGGCGCAGGCCTTCGCAGCCTCTCGCTGGCGGTCAACGCCAATGTGGGGGACGTCGCCGTCCAGGAGTTGGCTCGGAACTGCCCAGAACTCCAGCACCTCGACCTAACCGGCTGCCTCCGCGTCGGAAGCGACGGTGTCAG GACATTGGCGGAGTACTGCCCGGCGCTGCGCTCGCTGCGGGTGCGGCACTGCCACCACGTGGCCGAGCCCAGCCTAAGCCGCTTGCGGAAGCGCGGCGTGGACATCGACGTGGAGCCTCCGCTGCATCAGGCCCTGGTGCTGCTGCAGGACATGGCGGGCTTTGCACCCTTTGTCAACCTGCAGGTCTGA